The following proteins are co-located in the Mus pahari chromosome 14, PAHARI_EIJ_v1.1, whole genome shotgun sequence genome:
- the Il13 gene encoding interleukin-13, which yields MALWVTAVLALACLGGLATPGPVPRSVSLPLALKELIEELSNITQDQAPLCNGSMVWSVDLAAGGFCVALDSLTNISNCNAIYRTQRILHGLCNRKAPTTVPSLPDTKIEVAHFITKLLSYTKQLFRHGPF from the exons ATGGCGCTCTGGGTGACTGCAGTCCTGGCTCTCGCTTGCCTTGGTGGTCTCGCCACCCCAGGGCCAGTGCCGAGATCCGTGTCTCTCCCTCTGGCCCTTAAGGAGCTCATTGAGGAGCTGAGCAACATCACACAAGACCAG GCTCCCCTGTGCAACGGCAGCATGGTATGGAGTGTGGACCTGGCAGCTGGCGGG ttctgtgtagccctggattcCCTGACCAACATCTCCAATTGCAATGCCATCTACAGGACCCAGAGGATATTGCATGGCCTCTGTAACCGCAAGGCCCCCACTACG GTCCCCAGCCTCCCTGATACCAAGATCGAAGTAGCCCACTTTATAACAAAACTGCTCAGCTACACAAAGCAACTGTTTCGCCACGGCCCCTTCTAA